A single region of the Gossypium arboreum isolate Shixiya-1 chromosome 12, ASM2569848v2, whole genome shotgun sequence genome encodes:
- the LOC108477818 gene encoding probable L-type lectin-domain containing receptor kinase S.5: MRLLYHNSIPIIVILLTLLHIAPATAAASFIKKRVINFDSFHDTDRSYLTLLGTDSSSIDGGALQLTPDTTNDDMIEIHYNKSGRIMYNKPFRLWSNDESLGSFSTAFLINIFRDKSWTPGHGLAFLIAPNISAMPHNSFGQWLGLTNASTDGSRDNHIVAIEFDTLRQPDFETDGNHIGLDINSVESKKVASLDEYNITLSPNEGTNYSVWVDYNGTSKMMEVFIVKQGEDKPSDPILSDIIDLKEYVKQDSYFGFSGSTGYPQIQLNCVLKWSLDIDIMPKDEGGNWLKIGLAIGVPVVTITISVLAIGVVCIVKHRRRRRKGSVEGGDDRFGKLKWLPGMPREFKYKELKKATNKFDESMKLGEGGFGIVYKGVLHLQDTKNMNNNVSGRSNNHNQDIQVVAVKKFLRDSIKGKDDFLAELAIIHRLRHKNLVRLVGWCYEKGKLLLVYDFMPNGSLDDHLYGESSHGTLNWSHRYKILTGIASALHYLHNEYDQKVVHRDLKPSNVLLDVDYNARLGDFGLARALENERHSYSELGLAGVPGTIGYVAPECFHTGKATVESDVFGFGAVVLEVVCGRSPGIKIPHQQDLYTLVDWVWMLHRERRIIEAVDERLNNEFDVDEAKRLLLLGLACSHPTASERPQTQDIFQIMNGTLPVPHVPPFKPVFQWPSGVPSPISSIDNSLSSLALSSQDSAGMSTSQKNSMRA; encoded by the exons ATGAGGTTGTTATATCATAATTCCATCCCAATCATCGTAATCTTGTTAACCCTTCTACATATAGCCCCTGCAACAGCAGCAGCCTCATTCATCAAGAAAAGAGTGATTAATTTTGATAGCTTCCACGACACCGACCGATCATACCTCACCCTCTTGGGAACGGATTCATCCAGCATCGATGGCGGAGCTCTTCAATTAACCCCCGATACCACCAACGACGACATGATCGAAATCCACTACAACAAGTCTGGTCGTATTATGTACAATAAACCCTTCAGGCTTTGGTCCAACGACGAGAGTTTGGGTTCTTTCTCCACCGCCTTTCTCATCAATATCTTCAGGGACAAAAGCTGGACCCCCGGTCATGGCCTTGCTTTTCTCATTGCTCCCAATATTTCAGCCATGCCGCACAACAGTTTTGGTCAATGGCTTGGTCTCACAAATGCCTCCACCGATGGTAGTCGAGACAACCACATCGTGGCCATCGAGTTTGATACCCTAAGACAGCCAGATTTCGAAACAGATGGCAACCATATCGGGCTCGACATCAACTCCGTGGAGTCAAAGAAAGTCGCTTCTCTCGATGAATATAATATTACATTATCACCGAATGAAGGCACCAATTACTCAGTCTGGGTTGACTACAATGGTACCTCGAAGATGATGGAGGTTTTCATAGTGAAACAGGGGGAAGATAAACCCTCAGATCCCATTCTCAGTGACATCATCGACCTGAAAGAATACGTGAAACAAGATTCCTACTTCGGTTTCTCTGGTTCAACAGGCTATCCACAGATCCAGCTGAATTGCGTGTTGAAATGGAGCTTGGACATAGATATCATGCCCAAGGATGAAGGAGGGAATTGGTTGAAGATTGGTCTAGCCATAGGCGTCCCTGTGGTGACAATCACGATCTCGGTACTGGCCATAGGCGTCGTATGTATTGTTAAGCACaggaggagaagaagaaaaggatCGGTTGAAGGCGGGGATGATCGGTTCGGGAAGTTGAAATGGTTGCCTGGGATGCCGAGGGAGTTCAAGTACAAGGAACTGAAGAAGGCAACCAATAAGTTCGATGAGAGCATGAAGCTTGGGGAAGGTGGGTTTGGAATAGTATACAAAGGCGTCCTTCATCTCCAAGACACCAAGAACATGAATAACAATGTGAGTGGTAGAAGTAACAATCACAATCAGGACATCCAAGTAGTGGCTGTCAAAAAGTTCTTACGGGACAGTATCAAAGGCAAGGATGATTTCTTGGCTGAGCTCGCCATAATTCATCGTCTCCGCCATAAAAATCTCGTCCGCTTAGTCG GTTGGTGCTACGAAAAAGGGAAGCTTCTACTAGTGTACGATTTCATGCCAAATGGCAGCTTGGATGATCACCTCTATGGGGAGTCCAGCCATGGAACCCTGAATTGGAGTCATCGTTACAAGATTCTAACCGGAATTGCATCAGCTTTGCATTACTTGCACAATGAGTATGATCAAAAGGTGGTGCATCGAGACCTCAAGCCTAGCAACGTTTTGCTTGATGTCGACTACAATGCTCGCCTCGGTGATTTTGGTCTCGCCCGTGCCCTTGAAAACGAAAGGCATTCCTATTCTGAGCTTGGATTAGCTGGTGTCCCTGGTACGATAGGATATGTTGCTCCAGAGTGCTTTCATACAGGGAAAGCCACTGTTGAATCCGATGTTTTCGGGTTCGGGGCAGTTGTGCTTGAAGTTGTTTGTGGCAGAAGTCCTGGAATCAAAATCCCACACCAGCAAGATCTTTACACTTTAGTTGATTGGGTTTGGATGTTGCATCGCGAAAGGAGAATCATAGAAGCTGTCGACGAGCGCCTCAACAATGAATTCGACGTCGATGAAGCAAAGAGGTTGTTGCTGTTGGGGTTGGCATGTTCACATCCTACTGCTAGTGAAAGGCCTCAAACTCAAGACATCTTCCAAATTATGAATGGAACCTTGCCAGTCCCTCATGTACCTCCATTCAAGCCAGTCTTTCAATGGCCCTCTGGTGTTCCATCACCTATTAGCTCCATTGACAATTCGCTTTCTAGCTTGGCATTGTCTTCACAAGATAGTGCCGGAATGTCAACATCGCAGAAGAACTCGATGCGTGCATAG